Genomic window (Leptospira bouyouniensis):
ATTCAGTCCAATCCTATTTCACTCACAGTTGCAATGTTTGATTTAGATGGTTTAAAACAAGTGAATGACACTTATGGTCATGCTGCAGGTGATTTTTATATCTATCAATTTGCAAAAAGGCTTTCTAATCTTTTACAAGACCATGATATTTTAGCTCGGTTAGGTGGTGATGAATTTGGGTTGATTCTAATGAGTCCTGAACCAAAAGAATCCGTCTTTTCTTTTTTGTCAAATATCACAAAACTTGTAGAAGGCGAAGTGCTCTTTGAATCCATTCCACTCCAAATCAAATCCAGCTTAGGAGTATCACATTATCCTGAAGATGGGGAAGACTTGGAGTCTCTTATCAGAAAAGCAGATGAACGGATGTATTTAGACAAACGGGAACGAAAAAAGAACCAAACGAGATAAAGTTCAAGATGATCCATTCGATGGATCATTAGTTTTCACGATTTGGAATTGTGATCTTCCTCTTTGGTTTGGTCTAACGATTATAGATGCATCACACTTCGAGTTTATTTTCACCACTTGTCCTCCCAAATGGAATCACGCTGGCCAATCGTTTGGTCAAAGCCGCGATGGAAGAAAATCTATCCAATGAAAATTTAGAGCCAGATATAGCGCTTTTTCAATTATACGAATCTTGGTCAAAAGGTGGAGTCGGAACTATCATCACGGGGAACGTGATGGTGGACCATCGAGCTATGACAGGGCCTGGAGGAGTTGTATTAGAGTTAGGAACTAATTTGGAAGGGTTTAAAACATGGTCGTCCAAAGCAAAAGCTGCTGGTGGAAAAATCATCATGCAAATCAACCACCCAGGTAGACAAATCTTGGCAAAGTTAGGTGGTAATGTTTGGGCCCCTTCAGAAGTCTCAGTTGATTTAGGAAATCTTTCTAAACTATTGGGAAAACCAAAAGCGATGACAGAATCTGAAATTTTGGAAACGATTGAACGTTTTGCCAATACATCAAAATTAGCAGAAGACTCAGGTTTTGATGGCGTACAAATCCATGCTGCACATGGATATTTAATCAGTCAGTTCCTTTCTCCACTTGTAAACCAAAGGACCGATCGATGGGGTGGGAGTTTGGAAAATCGCTCTCGATTCCTCATTGAAGTAATCCAATCGGTTCGTAAAAATGTGAATCCAAATTTTATTGTCGCAGTGAAAATCAATTCCAGTGATTTTCAAAAAGGTGGTTTTCAGTTGGAAGATGCCATCGAAGTCATTAAAAAGATACAAACGTTAGGTGTTGATTTTATTGAAATTTCAGGTGGGAATTATGAGGCTCCTGCGATGCAAGGAATTTCTCGAGATGGATCTACTTTAGCAAGAGAAGCATACTTTTTAGACTTTGCTAGGCAGATAACAAATAAGGCTACCGTTCCCATTATGGTAACAGGAGGAATTTCAAGAAAACAGATTGCCGAATCCGTTTTGGAATCTGGAATTTCACTAGTTGGAATTGCGACAGCCCTTGCACTCAATCCAAATTTACCTCTCGAATGGAAAGAAAACCGCGAATCTTTCGTACGTTTGCCGATCCCAAAATGGAAATCCAAAACACTTGTAGGACTAGCCACCATGGTA
Coding sequences:
- a CDS encoding NADH:flavin oxidoreductase/NADH oxidase family protein; this translates as MHHTSSLFSPLVLPNGITLANRLVKAAMEENLSNENLEPDIALFQLYESWSKGGVGTIITGNVMVDHRAMTGPGGVVLELGTNLEGFKTWSSKAKAAGGKIIMQINHPGRQILAKLGGNVWAPSEVSVDLGNLSKLLGKPKAMTESEILETIERFANTSKLAEDSGFDGVQIHAAHGYLISQFLSPLVNQRTDRWGGSLENRSRFLIEVIQSVRKNVNPNFIVAVKINSSDFQKGGFQLEDAIEVIKKIQTLGVDFIEISGGNYEAPAMQGISRDGSTLAREAYFLDFARQITNKATVPIMVTGGISRKQIAESVLESGISLVGIATALALNPNLPLEWKENRESFVRLPIPKWKSKTLVGLATMVMVRYQLQRLSQGKKPSLKLIPWFRLLMDQIRLFRLTKRYRAWMANLDTSTLH